A segment of the Flavobacteriales bacterium genome:
ATCAAATGCGCGACGATCACGCCCGATGAAGCGCGTGTTGCGGAGTTCGGGCTGAAGCAGATGTGGAAAAGCCCCAACGGCACTATCCGCAACATCCTTGGCGGCACGGTCTTCCGCGAGCCGATCGTGATCAGCAACATACCGCGGCTGGTACCGGGCTGGACACAGCCCATCGTGATCGGCCGTCACGCCTTCGGCGATCAGTACCGTGCGACGGATGCCGTGATCAAGGGCAAGGGCAAGCTCACCATGACCTTCACCCCTGATGATGGCGGCGAAGCGCAGACCTGGAACGTGTACGACTTCGAGGGCAACGGCGTGGCCCTGAGCATGTACAACACCGACGAGAGCATCGAGGGCTTCGCTCGCAGTTGCTTCAACCTCGCATTGGCGAAGAAGTGGCCGCTCTACCTGAGCACCAAGAACACCATCCTGAAGAAGTACGATGGCCGCTTCAAGGACATCTTCGAGGAGGTCTACCAGAAGGATTTCAAGGCCGCCTTCAAAGAAGCCGGCATCGTTTACGAGCACCGTTTGATCGACGACATGGTTGCCAGCGCCATGAAGTGGAGCGGAGGCTACGTGTGGGCCTGCAAGAACTACGACGGCGATGTGCAGAGCGACACCGTGGCGCAAGGCTTCGGCTCATTAGGCCTGATGACCAGCGTGCTCATCACCCCCGATGGCAAGACGATGGAAGCGGAAGCCGCGCACGGCACCGTGACGCGCCACTACCGCATGCACCAGCAAGGCAAGCCCACCAGCACCAACCCCATCGCGAGCATCTTCGCGTGGACGCGCGGCCTGGCCTTCCGCGGCAAGATTGATGGCAATCAAGCGCTCATCGACTTCTGCACGAAGCTGGAGAGCGTGTGCATCCGCGCGGTGGAGAGCGGCAAGATGACCAAGGACCTTGCAGCGTGCATACATGGAGAGAAGGTGAGCGCCGACCATTACCTCACCACGGAGAAATTCATGGACGCGCTCCGGGAAGGGATGGAACGCGCCTGAATTCATCGATCGGGGCCTTGGATTGGAACGGATCCTTGCCTAACCTTGTGTAATCCGGACGCGAGCGGTTGGCTGGTGCTGAATACGGGATGTCCTGTCCTTCTCAGCCTTCGCTCAACAAACCACTGCCCATGCTGAACCGACTGCGCCTTCTCGCACTTCTGGCGCCCATCTTCCCCGCATGGCTCCATGCACAAGGCTGCGTGGCCATCCGCAGCTTCACCTCGTGCAATCCGAACAGCTTCACGAACAGCAATCTGGTCGGAAAGGGCTGGCAGCTGAGCACGAGCTACAGGTACTTCGAATCGCATCGCCACTTCAACGGCCAGGATGAGCACGTCCACCGCAATGAGCTTAAGACCCAGGTGTTCAATTGGACCAACCAGCTGAATGCCGCATTCACCTACAACACGGATAAGCGGCAGGGAATCACCTTCGTGCTTCCCTGGGCCTACAACACCCGCTCCTCCCTGTATGAGCACGGCGGACGCTCCCGCCAGAGCACGCGGTCGGTCGGCATCGGCGATATACGCGTGCAGTACAACCGCTGGCTCTGGCATCCGGACAGCACGAGGAAGGGCAATGTGATGGTGAGCGCCGGCGTGAAGCTGCCCACCGGAGATTTCAGGGCGATGGACTTCTTCTACAGCGAAGGCACGGACACCGTGCCGAACACAGCATCCAATCCATGGGGCCAGTTACAGCCCGTGGACCAGAGCATTCAGCTCGGTGATGGTGGGCTGGGCTTCACGCTGGAGATGCAGGGTTTCGCGAAGCTCGCCGGACAACTCTACGGCTACGTGAATGCCTTCTATCTGTTGAACCCGATGGAGACCAATGGCACATTGACCTACCGGAGCCGAGCGAATGAAATGGTGTGCAGCGTCCCCGATCAGTACATGGCGCGCGCCGGACTCAACTATACCGTTGTGCCATCCAAAGGCCTCAACGCATTCTGCGGAGGCCGGATCGAAGGGATACCCGCCAAGGATCTGGTGGGCGGCAGCAAAGGCTTCCGCAGGCCGGGGTATGTGCTATCCCTCGAACCGGGCCTCGATTGGATGCGAGGCCGTCACGACCTGAATGTGAGCGTACCGTTCGCTGTGGTGCGTGAGCGCGTGCAGAGCGTGCCCGATATGGAGCGAAGCACGGAGACCGGCACCTTCGTCCGGGGCGATGCCGCATTCGCGGACCATGTGGTGAATGTGACCTGGACCGTGATGCTGATCAATGGGCGGGCGGATCGAGCCGGGGCTCCCGCCGCCCACTGAGTGAATCAGCACCGGAGCTCCCAGCGACCTATGCGAACGGTATGAATGCTTGCGGATCGCACAGCCTCATTGCACCGAGCTCCTTGGCGAGTCGGATGCAGGTGGCCGAACGGACTTGAGCCAACCGCACCATCTTAGCGGCCACCGCTCACCATGGCGCACCGCTGGAACATCCTCTTCGCTTCATTGGCCTTCCTCACCTGCGCATGGTTCGGCGTGGGGCATTCCTCCGAGGACGAGTTCCAACATGTGATCCTGATCGCTGAGCACCTGCGCGGCAACGTAGAGGCCGATGCCATGCCGATCGACTATCAGCGCGGGTGGCGGGGCACGCTGCTCCCGGTGATCGCCGCCGGGGCTTTCTCAGCCTGCGAAGCGATCGGCATCAGCGATCCCTTCATCCTCACCTTACTGCTGCGGCTGATCACCGCCTTGATCGCGCTCTGGGTGATGCATGGCCTCGTGGGTGCCTTCAAAGCGCGGTTGCGCACCGAAAGCCACCAGGCCTTGGACGCGCTCAGCTGGTTCCTCTGGTTCGTGCCGGTACTGCTGATCCGCTTCTCCGGAGAGGCGTGGAGCGCCTTGCTCTTCGCACGTGGGCTCACGCTGGTCCTGGGGGAGAAGCCGCGTAATCCATGGGCCATCGGTGCTTGGTGGGGGGCCGCCGTGATCTGCAGGCCTGCAGTGGCTTTGCTGCCGGCGGCCGCAATGCTCTGGCTGCTTTTCGTGAAGCAGGAATCCCGATCGCGGCTGCTGCGGATGATCGGCGGCGGCGCGGCAGCCTTGACCGTTGGCGCCGGCATTGATGCAGCGGCATACGGCACCCTCACGTTCTCGCTTTGGAATTATGCGCTCGCCGCGATCTCCGGTGAGGAGGCCTCCCGCTTCACCGCATTGCCCTGGTACCAGCACGTGCTCTTCGTCGTGAAGTACGCCACGCCTCCTATCGCCCTGCTCTTGTTCGGAGCGCTGACGACCCTCGTTCTGCTGAAGCCGAAGCATATCCTCGTCTGGCTGCTGCTCCCCTTCCTGGTCGCGCACTCCGTGCTGCCCATCAAAGAGCCGCGCTTCCTCGTTCCTCTTGCGCCCTTGATGCCCTGGCTCCTGGCAGCAGCTTGGGATGCCCTATGCATCCGATGGCCGGTGACGATGAAGCGCGATCTGTGGCTGCGGCTGCTGTTCCCTTTCGCGGCGATCAACCTGCTCGCGCTGGTCGTGGCGGCCCTCACTCCCGCAGGCAACGGACGCATCGCCCTCGCGAAGGAGATCCACGAGCGATTCGGCGCTGAACAGGTCCACATCGACCTGCTCGGTGATTGGCGGCAATGGATACCGCCTTTCTACCTGTCAGCGGGAAGCACCGAGACCATCACCGAAAAGGTCGTCCCTGCGAAATCGAATTCGATCCACCTGGTGCTGGCTCCCGAGAGCAGGAATATGGACAGTGTGGTGAGCTTGGAACGATTGGCCACCGGGTGCCCTGGTTGGTCGCACCGCTACCTCCGCTGGTACGGATTGGAGGATGGCTCCGACCCGCTGGTGCTATACCAACTGAAGATCGGCGTGCTGGACCATTGAGCGATCCTTGGACCCGACCTTCAACAGAATACCCCCCCACTGCCCAACCGCCAACCGCTGAATACCTTCGCCGCCGCGCCAACGCACCAATGGCTGCGGCGATCCAAGCATGAAATTCTTCATCGACACCGCGAGCCTCGCGCAGATCAAGGAAGCCCAGGACCTCGGCGTGCTCGACGGCGTGACGACCAACCCGTCGCTCATGGCCAAGGAGGGCGTCAGCGGTGAAGAGCGCGTCCGGCAGCATTACATCGACATCTGCGATATCGTTGACGGCCCGGTGAGCGCCGAAGTGATCAGCACCGACCTCGCAGGCATCGTGCGCGAGGGCGAAGCGCTGGCCGCGCTGCACCCCAACATCGTGGTGAAGGTGCCCATGATCCGCGATGGCGTGAAGGCGCTGAAGCACTTCAGCGGTAAAGGCATCAAGACGAACTGCACGCTGGTGTTCTCCGCCGGGCAGGCCCTGCTCGCCGCCAAAGCGGGCGCCACTTTCGTATCGCCATTCATCGGCCGCCTCGACGATGTGAGCACCGACGGCGTTGCGCTCATCGAGCAGATCCGTTTGATCTACGACAACTACGGCTACCGCACCGAGGTGCTCGCGGCAAGCATCCGCCACCCGATGCACATCGTCCAATGCGCGGAGGTGGGCGCTGATGTGGCCACCTGCCCGCTGAGCGCGATCACCGCGCTGTTCGACCATCCGCTCACCACCATCGGCCTGGAGAAATTCCTCGCGGACCACCGCAAGGCCGCAGCGGTGAAGGCCTGAGCGCTGCCGTGCTGATCGACATCCACCCCACGCATCCAGAGCCGCGCAAGATCAAGGCGGCGGCTGATGCGCTGCGCGCCGGCGAAGTGATCGTGTGCCCCACGGACACGGTGCATGCCTTCGTATGCAGTGCGGAGAGCGCGCGTGCCGTGGAAGAGCTGGCGCGATTGAAGGGCGGCAAGCGCGGCAAAGCGGAACTCTCATTGATCTGCGAGAGCCTGAGCCACCTCAGCGACTATGCGCGGGTGACGGATACCGCTGCATACCGCATCGTGAAGCGCGCGCTGCCCGGACCATTCACCTTCATCCTGCCTGCCAGCGCGGCCATCCCGAAACTGTTCAAGAACAACCGCAGGACCATCGGCATCCGTGTGCCCGACCATGCCGTGCCGCAAGCGTTGGTGAAGGAATTGGGGCATGCGCTCGCCGCCACCAGCGTGCACGACCCGGACACCCTGCTGGACCACACCTCCGAGGCGTGGCGGATCGAAGAGCTCTTCGGGCATCAGTTGGGCATGGTGCTCGATGCGGGTCCATGCGGATTGGAGCCGAGCACGGTGATCGACCTCAGCCAAGGAGAGCCCTTGGTGGTTCGCAAAGGCAAGGGTGATTCGAGCGCTGTGCTCTAGCGCACCAGCCCGAACTCCCGCGCGATCGCCCGTGTGCTGTTGAAGCCGACATCCTTGCCGGTCCAGCCGCCTCTTCCCTGATCATCCTGCGCCAAGCGATGGCCCAATTCCTCGATGCGGTAGAGCACCACGGGTTCTGCACCGGTTGAATCGCGGAAGCTCATGCGCACCACAGTGGCACGCGCATCGACCCGCTCCTTGGACTCAGGGACGCTGTCGGCTCCTGCAACAGATGTCCATTGGGCCACGAGCGCGCGCGCCAGCTCGAAATCGGCCACGTGGTCACGAACCCCATGAACCACCACGATCCTCGGGTAACGTACAACCGGATCGAGCGCCACCTGGCGCACACGCTCAGCCCATTGCATCGGCGTGAGCGCTTCGGGATGCACCACCGGCCTGCGCTCCGCATCGCCCTTCGCGACTCCCCCATATGGCGCCCCCGCCACGATCGCGGCCTGCTGCAGCAGCCTCGGATGGCAGGCCGCCAGCGCCACCGCCATGGCCGCGCCCGCAGACACACCGTACGCACTCACGCCTGAGGGATCGACCGGATAACGCGCGAACGCGTGCTCGATCATCTGCGCAAGCGAGAACACTTCGCCCATGCCGGGCAAGGCATCGCCTTCACGGAACCAGTTGAAGCAGCGCATCGGGCTGTTGCTGCGCCTCTGCTGCGCGAAGACGAGGTAGGCGCCCACGCTATCGGCGATGGCGCCCCAGCCGCTGAGCTTGAGGATCGACTCGGCATCCTGGCCGCAGCCGTGCAGCACCATCACCATGGGCCGCTTGCCCTCGAGCGATCCAGCCCCCTGGGGCGCACGCATGAACATGCGCAGGTTGCCGGGGTTGTTGCCGAAAGACTGCACCTCGACCAGCACCTCCCGCTCCCCCGCTTCTGCCGAACCAATGGCTCTGTGCGCACCGCAAAGGATGGAGAGGACCAAAAGACCTTGCTTGATCAGTCCGTTCATGTGCAATCGCATCAGGGCCATGTCCGTCTTCGCGCGACAAGCACCAGGACGAAAAGAGCGATCGGTGCAGCCAGCGCTATCCAGATGCCCAGGCTCTTCAGCATGAAGGGCAGTAGCACCGTGAACGTGAGACCGAAGGCAGCGATATAGAGGAAGGGCTTATGGATCTCGCCGCGCCTTCGATAATCAACGAAGAGCAGCGCCAAGGGGATGCAGCCGATGCCGCCGCCAAGCAGCAGGACGAACGCCATCGACAAAGCCACCGGCTCCATCCGACCTCACTTCAGCAAGTGCTCGCGGACGAAGGCAATCGTCGCATAGAACTGGAAATCGCTGTTGCCCTTCTTGCGGAAGCCGTGCCCCTCGTCGTTGGCCATGAGGAACCAGACGGTGCCGCCTTTCTCCTTGATGCGTTCCTTCATCTGCACCGCTTCGCTGGCGGGCACGCGCGGGTCATTGCCGCCCTGCACGATGAAGAGCGGCTTGGTGATCTTCTCGGCGCGGTTGAGCGGTGAGATGCCCTCGAGGAAGGCGGCCATCTTCGGATCGCGCTCATCACCGTATTCCACACGGCGCAGGTCGCGGCGATAATCCTCTGTGTTCTTCAGGAAGGTGTTGAAGTTGCTGATGCCCACCACATCGAGCGCGCAGCGGATGCGATCGGCGTAGTGGACGCTAACGGCCAATGTCATGTAGCCGCCGTAGCTGCCACCGGTCACCATCACGCGGTCGGCATCGAGATCCGGTTGCGTTGCGATCCAATCGAGCAGCGCGCCGATGTCCTTCACGCTCTCTTCGCGTTTGTAGCCATTATCCAGGTCAAGGAAGGTCTTGCCGTAGCCGCTGCTGCCGCGCACATTGGGGTAGATGATGGCCACGCCCAGTTCATTCAGGTAGTAATTATTGCGCCCTTGGAAGCCCGGCCGCGATTGCCCCTCCGGCCCTCCATGGATGTTGATGATCACGGGCCGCTTGCCGGTGAACCTCGCGTGTGGCCGGTAGAGGTAGCCGCTGATCGTGCGCTTGTCGAATGAAGGCCACTTCACCAGCTCAGGTGCGCGCAGGCCGCTCACATCCATGCCGCCGAGCTCGCTCTCGGTCCAGCGCAGCAGCTTCCCGCTGGCCAGATCCAGCTCGAAGACATCGCTGGTGCTGGCGTGCGTGGTGAGCGTCAGGCCGAGCGCGCGGCCATCCTTCGTGAAGCTCAGGCCGCCGATGAGGCCCACGGGCATGCCCGGCACTTCCTCGTAGGCGAGCGTGCGCGTGTCAAGGAGGTAGAGCTTCGAGAGGCCGTCCTCATTGGTGGTGAAAGCCATGCGCGAGCGATCGTGCGCGAGTTCCACGCCTCCAACATCCCACGGGATGCTCTCCGTGATCGCCTTGAGCTTGCGCGTCCTCAGATCGTAGATGCAGAGGCGATTGAACTCGCTGTCCTTGTTGCTGGTGAGGAAGATGCCCGTGCCCTCCGCATTCCAGGCGATTGCGCGGTAGGTGGTGCGCTCGTCCTTCAACGGAAGCAAACGCGTCTTCACCCCGGTGGCAATGTCGAGCACATAGATGCGGCTCTCATTCACCGAGATGCCTTCGCCGATCAGCAATTGCTTGTCATCGATGCTCCAATCGCTGATGCCCCAGCCACCGCCGCTGTTCTCGGCCACCACGCGGTCGGTCGCCGGGTCCAGGGGATCCATCACGCGGATGTCGCGGTCCTTGCCATTGCGCATGGTGCTGCTGTAGGCGATGCGCTTGCCATCGCGGCTCCACGCCCCTCTCCCATTCTGCGATCGCTTGCCATCGGTGAGCAGCGTAGCCTTGCCATCGGCATCCATGCGGTAGAGCTGGCTGAACTCGTTGCCGCCCGCATCCTTGTTGAAGAGGAAATAGCGTCCCTCGTTGGGCTCGTAGTTGGCGCCGCCCACGGCATCCTCGTAGAAGGTGATCTGCATGCGCGCGCCGCCGGGGAACCTCACCTGGTGCAGCTGGCTGGTGTTGCCGAAGCGCGTGCTGATGAGCATCTCCTTGCGCACAGGGTGCCACGCTGCGAGGCCAGCGCCGCGTCCTTCGGTGTACGCCCGCACCTCGCTGATGAGGCTCGCGGGCAATGGAGGTATGCCTTCGGCCACGAGGTTGTCGGTGACGGGGATGGTGGGGCCTTGGGCCGAAGCGATGAGCGGAAACGCCCCGGCGATCAAGAGGTGGTGGAGCTTGGTTCGCATTGGCCGCAATGTAGATGCAGTGGCATACTCTCCTTCAGACCAAAATACGCAACCTGCGCTTCGTCATGCCGGACACTCAGTCCGAACGCCGATCTTCGTCGCCCCGCTCAGGCGGGCAAGCCCAACGCTCAACCATGAAGAACATCCACTCCGCCGTTGCCGCAGCCGCCATCTTGCTGGCCTGCAACACCGCCACCGTTCCCGCCACCGCGCAGGACAATGTGAAGAGCTATGGCGCAGCCATCACACCTGATGGCGCCATGCACATCGCCTACCTCGTGCAGCAGATGGCGAACACCGATTCACTGGCAGCCAAGGTCGAATGC
Coding sequences within it:
- a CDS encoding S9 family peptidase, whose protein sequence is MRTKLHHLLIAGAFPLIASAQGPTIPVTDNLVAEGIPPLPASLISEVRAYTEGRGAGLAAWHPVRKEMLISTRFGNTSQLHQVRFPGGARMQITFYEDAVGGANYEPNEGRYFLFNKDAGGNEFSQLYRMDADGKATLLTDGKRSQNGRGAWSRDGKRIAYSSTMRNGKDRDIRVMDPLDPATDRVVAENSGGGWGISDWSIDDKQLLIGEGISVNESRIYVLDIATGVKTRLLPLKDERTTYRAIAWNAEGTGIFLTSNKDSEFNRLCIYDLRTRKLKAITESIPWDVGGVELAHDRSRMAFTTNEDGLSKLYLLDTRTLAYEEVPGMPVGLIGGLSFTKDGRALGLTLTTHASTSDVFELDLASGKLLRWTESELGGMDVSGLRAPELVKWPSFDKRTISGYLYRPHARFTGKRPVIINIHGGPEGQSRPGFQGRNNYYLNELGVAIIYPNVRGSSGYGKTFLDLDNGYKREESVKDIGALLDWIATQPDLDADRVMVTGGSYGGYMTLAVSVHYADRIRCALDVVGISNFNTFLKNTEDYRRDLRRVEYGDERDPKMAAFLEGISPLNRAEKITKPLFIVQGGNDPRVPASEAVQMKERIKEKGGTVWFLMANDEGHGFRKKGNSDFQFYATIAFVREHLLK
- the fsa gene encoding fructose-6-phosphate aldolase; this encodes MKFFIDTASLAQIKEAQDLGVLDGVTTNPSLMAKEGVSGEERVRQHYIDICDIVDGPVSAEVISTDLAGIVREGEALAALHPNIVVKVPMIRDGVKALKHFSGKGIKTNCTLVFSAGQALLAAKAGATFVSPFIGRLDDVSTDGVALIEQIRLIYDNYGYRTEVLAASIRHPMHIVQCAEVGADVATCPLSAITALFDHPLTTIGLEKFLADHRKAAAVKA
- a CDS encoding threonylcarbamoyl-AMP synthase, which produces MLIDIHPTHPEPRKIKAAADALRAGEVIVCPTDTVHAFVCSAESARAVEELARLKGGKRGKAELSLICESLSHLSDYARVTDTAAYRIVKRALPGPFTFILPASAAIPKLFKNNRRTIGIRVPDHAVPQALVKELGHALAATSVHDPDTLLDHTSEAWRIEELFGHQLGMVLDAGPCGLEPSTVIDLSQGEPLVVRKGKGDSSAVL
- a CDS encoding isocitrate dehydrogenase (NADP(+)) — translated: MSKIKVANPVVELDGDEMTRIIWKWIKEQLILPYVDVPIEYYDLGMESRDRTDDKVTVESAKAILKHSVGIKCATITPDEARVAEFGLKQMWKSPNGTIRNILGGTVFREPIVISNIPRLVPGWTQPIVIGRHAFGDQYRATDAVIKGKGKLTMTFTPDDGGEAQTWNVYDFEGNGVALSMYNTDESIEGFARSCFNLALAKKWPLYLSTKNTILKKYDGRFKDIFEEVYQKDFKAAFKEAGIVYEHRLIDDMVASAMKWSGGYVWACKNYDGDVQSDTVAQGFGSLGLMTSVLITPDGKTMEAEAAHGTVTRHYRMHQQGKPTSTNPIASIFAWTRGLAFRGKIDGNQALIDFCTKLESVCIRAVESGKMTKDLAACIHGEKVSADHYLTTEKFMDALREGMERA
- a CDS encoding PHB depolymerase family esterase; the protein is MRLHMNGLIKQGLLVLSILCGAHRAIGSAEAGEREVLVEVQSFGNNPGNLRMFMRAPQGAGSLEGKRPMVMVLHGCGQDAESILKLSGWGAIADSVGAYLVFAQQRRSNSPMRCFNWFREGDALPGMGEVFSLAQMIEHAFARYPVDPSGVSAYGVSAGAAMAVALAACHPRLLQQAAIVAGAPYGGVAKGDAERRPVVHPEALTPMQWAERVRQVALDPVVRYPRIVVVHGVRDHVADFELARALVAQWTSVAGADSVPESKERVDARATVVRMSFRDSTGAEPVVLYRIEELGHRLAQDDQGRGGWTGKDVGFNSTRAIAREFGLVR